Sequence from the Catenuloplanes indicus genome:
AAGCGCAGTTCCTCCAGGGCCGCGAGATCGCGCACGCGGCCCGCGGTGGCGTCCTCGTGGACCACCACCGGGACCGGGCCGACCATGAAGGAACTGGTGGCCCACCACTCCAGGTCCGCTTCCACGCGGTCAGTATCCACGCCTCAGGGCAGGCCGGCCTGGCTGGCCAGTTCGGCGGTGAGGAGGGGCCAGACGTGGGGCGGGAGGGTGTGGCCCATCCGGGGGTGAACGATGCTGCGGGCGCCGGGGATGCGGCGGGCCAGAGCGGCGCCGGCGGACGGGCGGATCAGTGGGTCGTCCGCGCCGTTGACGCACAGCGTGGGGACGGTGATCTCGTGGAAGCGGCGGGCGACCGGGCCGAGGCGCAGGCCGGCCGCGGTCTGGCGCTGGGTGCTGCCCGGGTCGCGCGGTGAGCGGTGGTGGCTGATCGTGGCGACCGAGCGGGCCCACTGCTCGTCGAACGGCGCATGCGGTGAGGAGATCAGCCGGAGCAGGTCGACGAGCGTGTCGATCGCACCGGCGTCGGTGGCCGGGTGCCGGATCCGGGCGGCGCGCGGGAAGAGGCCGAAGTTCACGTACCGCAGCAGATCCCGGCGGCGCCCGAGCGGCCCGCCCAGCACCGCGGTGACGCCGCGGACCCGGCCGGGGTGCAGGACCGCGGTGGCCAGCGCGAGACCGCTGCCCAGCGACGCGCCGCAGACGTGCGCGGACGGCCAGCCGAGCGCGTCCATCACGGCGAGGCCGTCCGCGACCATGTCCAGTCCGGTGTAGACCGGTGCGGCGCTGCCGCGGAACAGCGTCCGGAACGGGTTCTCCGGCGCCGGCGAGGTGAAGTGCGTGGACAGTCCGCTGTCGCGGTTGTCGAACCGGGCCACGTGGAAGCCGCGGCCGGCGAGCATGCGGCAGAACTCGTCCGGCCAGAGCACCATCTGGAAGTCCAGACCCATGATCAGCAGCAGCGGTACGCCGCCGGGGTCGCCGAACGTCTCGTAGGCGATCCGGACGTCGCCGTTGCGTGCGTACTCCACGATGCCTCCCCGTTTTTGCAATGCGATCGCATTGTAATACGGTCGGGTCATGCCACGGAAGGTCGACCATGACGCCCGCCGCCGCCACATCGTCGAGTCACTGCTGCGGATCACCGCGGACCACGGGCTGGAGGCGGTGTCGCTGCGCGAGGTCGCGGCCGCGGCCGGCGTGTCGATGGGCCAGGTGCAGCACTACTTCGCGACCAAGGACGAGATGCTGCTGTACGCGCTGCGGCACTGGCTGAGCCTCGGCACGCACGACGGCTTCGCGGCCCGGGTCGCGCGGCACCCGGACGGCGGCCCGCGCGCGATCGCGGCCGAGTACCTGCCCTATGACGCGACCAGCCGGCGGGAGGCCTGCATCGCGGTGGCGTTCGTGTCCCGCGCCGCGATCCGGCCGGAGATCGCGTCCGCGCTCGCGCCGGCGTTCGCCGGGTTCGCCGGTGCGCTGCGCACGGCGCTCGACCGGACCGGCGTGCCGGACGCGGCCGCGGAGTCCCGCCGGCTGGCGGCGCTGCTGGACGGGCTGCGGCCCGCGGTGCTGACCGGCGCGCTGTCGCACGCGGACGCACTGGCCGTCGTGGACCGGCACCTGGAACGCCTTTAGTGGTTTTCTTGCCGCCATTCGATACGTTGTGACGTGTCGATTCCGGACTATGCACAACGGCGGGTCGACAATTCGTGAACGGCAGGTTGACGAACGGGGTACGCCGTGCCGAGTCTCGCATTGGATTGGCTGCTCGACGGGCCGTACGGGCTGCTCGTGGCGCTTGTGGTGATCGGCGGTGGCACCGCGCTGAATTATCTGCGCACCCGCCGGGAGAAAATGCTGTCGTTTCGCGTCCGGTTCAATTCCCGGCTCGGCTTCGACCCGCCGGACGCCGGTAACGTGGTGCGGCTGATCGGCCCGGACCACACCGAGATCCCGGACCCGGGCATGGTCGTCGCCCGGATCAAGAACGTCGGCCGCAGCTCGATCACCGAACAGGACTACGTGCACCGGCTCGGCCTCACGTTCCCGGGCACCGACCGGCGGCTGGTCACCGTGGACGTCACCGAGGCGCGACCGCCGGATCTCCAGGACCTGCTCACCGGCGAGGGTTTCGAGGTGCACGACAACCGGATCGTGCTGCCGCCGGTGCACCTCAACCCGGGCAGCGAGTTCAAGCTGGTGGCGCTGCTGGAGCACACCAGCGGCACCGGCAAGCCCGCGGTGCAGACCAACGGCATCCTCCGCAACGGCCGGATCTTCCTCGACAGCGACGGCCGCCGGCTGCGCCGCAGCACGCTGATCGGCGGCGGGCTCACCACGCTGCTGGCCGGTGCGCTGGTCGCGGTGCTGCTGGTCGGCCTGCCGCCGGACCCGCGGGACGACTGCGCCGCGGGCGAGCTCACCGTCACCGGGTCGAGCGCGTTCGCGGACGCGGTGCAGAGCCTGGCCGAGCAGTACATGGCGAAGTGCCGCGCCTCGCGGATCACCGTCGACGCGTCCGGCAGCATCGAGGGCCTCAACGAGCTCAACGACGCGTCCGCCGAGGACGGCCCGCGCCGGCTCACGCTCGCGGACGGCCGGTTCGACGGCGGCGGCGGATTCCCGAACGTGGAGATCGCCGGCACGCTGGCCGTCGTGCCGTTCAGCTTCGTGGTGCACCCGGCGCTGCCGGTCACGGACCTGCCGCGGGCCGAGCTGGCGCGGGTCTTCCGCGGCGACGTCGCGAACTGGAACCAGGTCACCCTCGCGGACGGTACGCCCGGGCCCGACGTCGCCGTGCGCGTGGTCGGCCGGGACACCCGGTCCGGCAGCCGCTCCGTGATCCAGAAGCTGCTGCTCGGCGGCGGCAACCCGGCGCCGATCACCGTCAACAGCTGCGCGGCCGCGAACACCGAGACGGCCGTCGACGCCGCGATCGTCTGTGAGGTGGGCAGCACCGGCGCGGTCCTCGACGCGGTCGCCCGGTACGAGGGCGCCATCGGCTACGTCGACATGCCGAACGCGGCCGACGCCGGAGCCGCCGTCAAGCAGATCACCGTCGACGGTCTCGGCGCCACGCTCGACGACATCGACGAGGGCTATCCGGTCTGGACCGTGGAGTACCTCTACAGCTACGGCCCGCTCGCCAAGACCGCCGACCTGACCCGCTCGTTCGCCGGCTTCCTGGTCGACGCGGACCAGGCCGACGAGATCCAGGCCCTCGGTTACCCGCCGTGCATCCAGGGCGGCAGCGTGCCCCAGGGGCTGTGCAGCAAGGGCAACTGACGCGAGTTGTCGGATCGGGGCGGCGGCGTTCGTAGAACGGGTGAGAGGCTGCCAGGAGGGCGCCGGACGTACGGGAGATGAGCCGAGATGCAGTACCTGGTTTCCGTGATCGACGACCGGACCGGTTCCGGGACCGACGGCGAGATGGCGACGATCACCGCGTTCAACGAGCGGATGCGGGCCGACGGCAACTGGGTGTTCGCCGGTGGCCTCGCGGCGCCGGAGACCGCCACCGTGATCGACAACCGGGGCGCCGCCCCGGTGTTCACCGACGGGCCGTACGTGGAGACGAAGGAGTTCATCGCCGGCTTCTGGATCTTCCAGGCGCCGGATCTGGACGCCGCGCTCCGGATCGCCGCGGCCGGGTCGAGGGCCTGCCACCGCCGGGTCGAGGTGCGGCCGTTCCGGTGAGCGCCGCCGAGGCGGTGACCCGGGCGCACCGGCAGGAGTGGGCGATCGTGGTGGCCGCGCTGGCCCGGCGGTTCGGCGACCTCGACGTGGCGGAGGAGGCGGCGGCGGAGGCCTTCGCGGCCGCGGTCGAGCGGTGGCCGGTGGACGGCGTGCCGCCGAAGCCCGGCGCCTGGCTGACCACCACCGCCACCCGGAAGGCGATCGACCGGGTACGGCGGGAGAGCCGGCGGGACGCCAAGCAGCGGGAGGCGTGGATGCTGCACGACGACGAGCCGGCCGCGCCGGCCGGGGTGATCGACGACGACCGGCTCCGGCTGATCTTCACGTGCTGCCATCCGGCGCTCGGGCCGGAGGTCCGGGTCGCGCTGACGCTGCGCCTGGTCGGCGGGCTGACCGTGGCGGAGATCGCCCGCGCGTTCCTGGTGCGGGAGAGCGCGATGGGGCAGCGGATCACCCGGGCCAAAGCCAAGATCAAGGCGGCGCGCATCCCGTACCGGGTGCCGACGGCGGCCGACCTGCCGGCGCGCGTCTCCGGCGTCCTCGCGGTGCTGTTCCTGGTCTTCAACGAGGGCTACCTGGCGACCGGGCCGGAGTCGCCGCCGGTCCGGCAGGAGCTCACCGCGGAGGCGATCCGGCTCACCCGGCTGCTCCGCACGCTGCTGCCGGGCAACGGCGAGGTGACCGGCCTGCTCGCGCTGATGCTGCTCACCGAGGCACGCCGCACCGCCCGCGTCTCGGCGGGCGGCGAGCTGATCGCGCTCGGCGAGCAGGACCGCGGCGCCTGGGACCCGGAGCTGATCGAGGAGGGGCACCGGCTGGTGGTCGAGCGCCTGGCCACCGGTGAGCCGCCCGGCCGCTACCAGCTCCTGGCGGCGATCAACGCGGTGCACACGGCCGCGCCGGACGTCCGGGACACCGCCTGGCCGCAGATCGTCGCGCTCTACGACCAGCTGGCCCGCCTGGACCCGTCGCCGATCGTGGCGCTCAACCGCGCGGTCGCGGTCGCCGAGCTGGACGGCCCGCACGTGGCACTGACCGCGGTCGACCGTCTCGGGGACGCACTGGCCGGCTACCACGCGTTCCACGCCGCCCGCGCCGACCTGCTCCGCCGGCTCGGCCGCGGTGCCGACGCACGCGCGGCCTACGACCGGGCGATCGCGCTGGCCGGCAACACGGCCGAGACCGCCTACCTGACCCGCCGTCGCGACCAGCTCCGCTGAGCGGCGACTCCGGGGCCGTACCGGCTATTCCGGCGCGGCCGCAGCGGGGGTGGCGGCGTGCGCGCGGCGGGCGATGCCGGCCAGCAGGTCGGCGACCTGGACGCGTGGGTCGGCGCGGGAGTCGGCCATGGTCAGCCCGGCCAGGGCAGACCGTCCTGAGTCGTCGGTCAGCGCGGCCTGGAGGCGGCGCAGCCGGGTGGCGGTCAGCGCGCTCTGCTCGTCGTGCGTCACCACCACCTGCCGGCCGCCGGCGGCCCAGGTCAGCACGGTCTCGGCCAGCGCGGGCAGCAGCGGTTCCAGGGGCGGCGGGATCGCCGGGTCGTCGTCCTCCAGCCGGCGCAGCAGGTCGCGGGTCCGGCCGGGCTCGATCGCGGCGAGCACGGCGGCGGCCGGTTCCGGCACCGCGCGGATCAGCGTGTCGCGGGCGCGCAGGAACCGGTCGACGGCACCGGGCACGCGCCGCTTGACGCGCACCAGATCCGTGAACGCGGTCAGGAACGCATGCCAGCCGGCCCCCGCCGCACGACCGGCCCGGTGCAGCGTCTCCGCCTCGCGCCGGTGCGCCCGCGCCAGCCGGGTGCCGTCCGCGTAGGACGGCTCGCCCAGCAGCAGGTCCACCACGCGGGTGACCAGGAAGAACTCCTTGTCCACCAGGTGCACGTGCGCCCGTCCGCGCAACGCGGTCAGCAGCCACTCGCGGGCCTCGGCCGCATCCGGCCCGCGCAGCAGGCCGCCGGACTTCAGCTCGTGCGGCGAGCGGCGGAACCGGGACAGCAGCGTCACCGCCTCGTCCACGGCCAGGTCCACGCCGGCGTGCGCGATCACCGGCATGCCGGGGTGCAGCAGGTTCGTGCCGGAGAACCCGGACTCGTCACAGGCGATCTCCACCACCGCGCCGGTCAGCGCGCCCGGCGCCAGCAGCCCACCCTGCAGCGGCGTCCTCACCCCACCATGGTCGCCCGTGCGTCAACCGCTTTCGGGGTACCCTCGGCCGGTGTTCTCGCCACACGGACCGTCGCTGCGTGAGCTGGCCGGGCAGGCGCTGACCTCGGTCGAGCGCGGCTACGACCTGCTGGCGCCGAAGTTCGACCACACCCCGTTCCGTACGCCGGACCCGCTGCTCGACGCGACCGCGGCGGCGCTCCGCACGCACGGCCCGTTCCGCACCGGGCTGGACGTGTGCACCGGCACCGGCGCCGGTCTGGGCGTGCTCGGGCCGCTCTGCACCGAGCGGGTCACCGGCGTGGACTTCAGTGCCGGGATGCTCGACCGGGCCCGCGCGGCCCACCCGGGCGCCACGCTGGTCCGGGCGGACGCGCGCGAGCTGCCGTTCGACGCGGAGTTCGACCTCGCGGTCACGTTCGGCGCGCTCGGCCACTTCGAGCCGGCCGAGCGTCCCGCGCTGTTCGGCGGCGTGCACCGTGCGCTGCGGCCGGGCGGTCTGTTCGCGGTGCCGGTCGGCACGCCGCCACCGGTGACCTCACCGGCGTACTGGGTGACGACCGGCTTCGACGCGGCTATGCGGGTGCGCAACGCGCTGTGGCGGCCGCCGTTCGTCATGTACTACCGGATCATGACGCAGCCCGCGATCCAGGCCGCGCTGACCGCGGCCGGGTTCACCGTCGACGCCGTCGACCTCCCCGCGCTCGGCCACCGCCGCGACGGCACCCCGCGCTGCCGCCTCCTCCTCGCCCGCAGGCCCGTCTGAGCCCGCAGGCCCGTCTGAGCCCGTCCGGGTCAGGGCATGCCCGCGGCGGCGCAGGCGGTCTGGAGCGGGCTGATGTCGTCGAGGTCCATCGGGGGCAGCGGGATGGCATCGCTGAGGATCGAGCCGCCGTCGCGGTGCAGGCGGTCGTAGAGGCCGGCGGTCTGGAGCACCTCCTCGTCCGACCGTTCGAGGTCCTTGCCGATCTGCGCGCGCTCGGCCAGGTCCGGGACGGTACCGGCGACCGCGTGCGCCTCGAGGCGCGCGCAGGCGGCGATGCCCGGGTCCTCCGGTGCGGGAATGAGCCAGAAGACCGCGGCACCGACCGCGGCGATCACGGCGATACCGCGGGCGAACGCGATCGCGTTCGCCCGGTTGACGGTCACCGTCCACGGATCGTCGGGCGTTTCGGAATACGTCACGAGCGAAGATCATCCGATAGACGGAACCGCGCCGCATCCCCTTTCCGGCGCCCGGTGGCGGCTCGGCGGTCCGGCGTGACCGGACCGCCGCCGAGAGCCGAGATCCCGCCTCCGGGATCGGGGATCAGGCCTTCAGCGCCGCCGACACCAGGTCCCGCGCCTCCTCCTGGATCTGCGCCAGGTGGTCGTCGCCCTTGAAGGACTCCGCGTAGATCTTGTAGACGTCCTCGGTGCCGGACGGCCGGGCCGCGAACCAGCCGTTCTCCGTCGTCACTTTCAACCCGCCGAGCGCGGCCCCGTTGCCCGGCGCGGACGTGAGCGTGGCCGTGATCGGCTCACCGGCCAGCGACGTCGCCGTGACCTGGGACGGCGACAGCTTCGCCAGCACCGCCTTCTCCTCGCGGGTGGCGGGCGCGTCGATGCGCGCGTAGGACGGCGTGCCGAACCGCTCCACCAGCTCGCCGTAGTGCTGGGACGGCGACTTCCCGGTCACCGCCTGGATCTCGGAGGCGAGCAGGCAGAGCAGGATGCCGTCCTTGTCGGTGGTCCAGACCGAGCCGTCGCGGCGCAGGAACGACGCGCCGGCGCTCTCCTCGCCGCCGAACGCGACGGAGCCGTCGAGCAGGCCGGGCACGAACCACTTGAAGCCGACCGGCACCTCGATCAGGCGGCGGCCGAGCGACGCGGCCACCCGGTCGATCATCGAGGAGGAGACGAGCGTCTTGCCGACCGCGGCGTCGGCGGACCAGCCGGAGCGGGAGCCGTACAGGTACTGGATCGCGACCGCGAGGTAGTGGTTCGGGTTCATCAGGCCGCCGTCCGGCGTGACGATGCCGTGCCGGTCCGCGTCCGCGTCGTTGCCGGTGGCGATCTGGTACGCGTCACGCTTGCCGATCAGCGACGCCATCGCGTACGGCGAGGAACAGTCCATCCGGATCTTGCCGTCCCAGTCCAGCGTCATGAACGGCCAGGCCGGGTCGGTCTCCGGGTTCACCACGGTCAGGTCCAGGCCGTGCCGGGACGCGATCTCGCCCCAGTACGCCACGCTGGCGCCGCCGAGCGGGTCCGCGCCGATCCGCACGCCCGCGTCGCGCACCGCGTCCAGGTCGAGCACGGACGGCAGGTCGTCCACGTAGGACGCGAGATAGTCGTACCGGCCGGTGGTGTCCGCGTTGACCGCGCGCGCGTACGGCATCCGCCGCACGCCGGTCAGGCCGTCGGCGATCAGCGCGTTCGCCCGGTCCTGGATCCACTTGGTGGCGTCCGTGTCGGCCGGGCCGCCGTTCGGCGGGTTGTACTTGAAGCCGCCGTCGGCCGGTGGGTTGTGCGACGGCGTGACGACCACGCCGTCCGCGAGCCCGTTGCGCTTGCCCCGGTTCGCGGTCAGGATCGCGTGCGACAGCGCCGGCGTCGGCGTGAACCCGTCCCGGCTGTCCAGCAGCACGGTGACGCCGTTCGCCGCGAACACCTCGACCGCGCTTATCGTGGCCGGCTCGGACAGCGCGTGCGTGTCCCGCCCGATGAACAGCGGCCCGTCGACGCCCTGCTCCTCCCGGTACTCACAGATCGCCTGGCTGATCGCCACGATGTGGTCCTCGTTGAACGCGGACTTCAGCGACGACCCACGGTGCCCGGACGTACCGAACGCCACCTGCTGCGCGGGCACGCTCACATCCGGATGCCGATCACGATAGGCGGCGAGCAACTCCGCCACATCGATCAGATCGCCCGGCTCCGCGGGCTGGCCGGCACGGGGGTGAACAGACACAGCGGTCTCCTCGGGTTCGCGCATGAGGACGTCTCCCCCCGACCCTAATGTCCACCAGCGCCACCCGCCCGCCACACCCCCA
This genomic interval carries:
- a CDS encoding RNA polymerase sigma factor — its product is MSAAEAVTRAHRQEWAIVVAALARRFGDLDVAEEAAAEAFAAAVERWPVDGVPPKPGAWLTTTATRKAIDRVRRESRRDAKQREAWMLHDDEPAAPAGVIDDDRLRLIFTCCHPALGPEVRVALTLRLVGGLTVAEIARAFLVRESAMGQRITRAKAKIKAARIPYRVPTAADLPARVSGVLAVLFLVFNEGYLATGPESPPVRQELTAEAIRLTRLLRTLLPGNGEVTGLLALMLLTEARRTARVSAGGELIALGEQDRGAWDPELIEEGHRLVVERLATGEPPGRYQLLAAINAVHTAAPDVRDTAWPQIVALYDQLARLDPSPIVALNRAVAVAELDGPHVALTAVDRLGDALAGYHAFHAARADLLRRLGRGADARAAYDRAIALAGNTAETAYLTRRRDQLR
- a CDS encoding YciI family protein; its protein translation is MQYLVSVIDDRTGSGTDGEMATITAFNERMRADGNWVFAGGLAAPETATVIDNRGAAPVFTDGPYVETKEFIAGFWIFQAPDLDAALRIAAAGSRACHRRVEVRPFR
- a CDS encoding class I SAM-dependent methyltransferase, with protein sequence MFSPHGPSLRELAGQALTSVERGYDLLAPKFDHTPFRTPDPLLDATAAALRTHGPFRTGLDVCTGTGAGLGVLGPLCTERVTGVDFSAGMLDRARAAHPGATLVRADARELPFDAEFDLAVTFGALGHFEPAERPALFGGVHRALRPGGLFAVPVGTPPPVTSPAYWVTTGFDAAMRVRNALWRPPFVMYYRIMTQPAIQAALTAAGFTVDAVDLPALGHRRDGTPRCRLLLARRPV
- a CDS encoding PstS family phosphate ABC transporter substrate-binding protein, yielding MPSLALDWLLDGPYGLLVALVVIGGGTALNYLRTRREKMLSFRVRFNSRLGFDPPDAGNVVRLIGPDHTEIPDPGMVVARIKNVGRSSITEQDYVHRLGLTFPGTDRRLVTVDVTEARPPDLQDLLTGEGFEVHDNRIVLPPVHLNPGSEFKLVALLEHTSGTGKPAVQTNGILRNGRIFLDSDGRRLRRSTLIGGGLTTLLAGALVAVLLVGLPPDPRDDCAAGELTVTGSSAFADAVQSLAEQYMAKCRASRITVDASGSIEGLNELNDASAEDGPRRLTLADGRFDGGGGFPNVEIAGTLAVVPFSFVVHPALPVTDLPRAELARVFRGDVANWNQVTLADGTPGPDVAVRVVGRDTRSGSRSVIQKLLLGGGNPAPITVNSCAAANTETAVDAAIVCEVGSTGAVLDAVARYEGAIGYVDMPNAADAGAAVKQITVDGLGATLDDIDEGYPVWTVEYLYSYGPLAKTADLTRSFAGFLVDADQADEIQALGYPPCIQGGSVPQGLCSKGN
- a CDS encoding TetR/AcrR family transcriptional regulator encodes the protein MPRKVDHDARRRHIVESLLRITADHGLEAVSLREVAAAAGVSMGQVQHYFATKDEMLLYALRHWLSLGTHDGFAARVARHPDGGPRAIAAEYLPYDATSRREACIAVAFVSRAAIRPEIASALAPAFAGFAGALRTALDRTGVPDAAAESRRLAALLDGLRPAVLTGALSHADALAVVDRHLERL
- a CDS encoding alpha/beta fold hydrolase, which translates into the protein MEYARNGDVRIAYETFGDPGGVPLLLIMGLDFQMVLWPDEFCRMLAGRGFHVARFDNRDSGLSTHFTSPAPENPFRTLFRGSAAPVYTGLDMVADGLAVMDALGWPSAHVCGASLGSGLALATAVLHPGRVRGVTAVLGGPLGRRRDLLRYVNFGLFPRAARIRHPATDAGAIDTLVDLLRLISSPHAPFDEQWARSVATISHHRSPRDPGSTQRQTAAGLRLGPVARRFHEITVPTLCVNGADDPLIRPSAGAALARRIPGARSIVHPRMGHTLPPHVWPLLTAELASQAGLP
- the pgm gene encoding phosphoglucomutase (alpha-D-glucose-1,6-bisphosphate-dependent) encodes the protein MREPEETAVSVHPRAGQPAEPGDLIDVAELLAAYRDRHPDVSVPAQQVAFGTSGHRGSSLKSAFNEDHIVAISQAICEYREEQGVDGPLFIGRDTHALSEPATISAVEVFAANGVTVLLDSRDGFTPTPALSHAILTANRGKRNGLADGVVVTPSHNPPADGGFKYNPPNGGPADTDATKWIQDRANALIADGLTGVRRMPYARAVNADTTGRYDYLASYVDDLPSVLDLDAVRDAGVRIGADPLGGASVAYWGEIASRHGLDLTVVNPETDPAWPFMTLDWDGKIRMDCSSPYAMASLIGKRDAYQIATGNDADADRHGIVTPDGGLMNPNHYLAVAIQYLYGSRSGWSADAAVGKTLVSSSMIDRVAASLGRRLIEVPVGFKWFVPGLLDGSVAFGGEESAGASFLRRDGSVWTTDKDGILLCLLASEIQAVTGKSPSQHYGELVERFGTPSYARIDAPATREEKAVLAKLSPSQVTATSLAGEPITATLTSAPGNGAALGGLKVTTENGWFAARPSGTEDVYKIYAESFKGDDHLAQIQEEARDLVSAALKA